The window TGTCCGCCATGGTGAAGTTCACCTCGCCCTCGTGGGCCGCGGCGAGCAGGTGCAGCACCGTGTTGGTGGAGCCGCCCATGGCGATGTCCAGCGTCATCGCGTTCTCGAAGGCCTCGAAGGTCGCGACCGAGCGCGGCAGGACGCTCATGTCGTCCTTCTCGTAGTGGCGCTTGGCGAGGTCGACGACGAGCCGCCCGGCTTCGAGGAACAGCCGCTCGCGGTCGGCGTGGGTGGCGAGCGTCGAGCCGTTGCCCGGCAGCGCGAGGCCCAGCGCCTCGGTGAGGCAGTTCATCGAGTTGGCGGTGAACATGCCCGAGCAGGAGCCGCAGGTCGGGCAGGCCGAGCGCTCGATGACCTTGACCTCCTCGTCGGTGTAGTCGTCGTCGGCCGCGGCGATCATCGCATCGACGAGGTCGAGCGGCTTGATCTTGCCGCGGTGGTCGACCTTGCCGGCCTCCATCGGGCCGCCCGACACGAACACGGCCGGGATGTTGAGGCGCAGCGCCGCCATCAGCATGCCGGGGGTGATCTTGTCGCAATTGGAGATGCACACCAGCGCGTCGGCGCAATGGGCGTTGGCCATGTACTCGACGCTGTCGGCGATGACCTCGCGGCTCGGCAGGCTGTACAGCATGCCGTCGTGGCCCATGGCGATGCCGTCGTCGACCGCGATGGTGTTGAACTCCTTGGCGACGCCGCCCGCCTTCTCGATCTCGCGCGCGACGAGCTGGCCGAGGTCCTTGAGGTGGACGTGGCCGGGCACGAACTGCGTGAAGCTGTTCACCACCGCGACGATGGGCTTGCCGAAATCCGCATCCTTCATGCCGGTCGCGCGCCACAGTCCGCGGGCGCCGGCCATGTTGCGGCCGTGGGTGGTGGTGCGTGAGCGATAGGAGGGCATCGATCGATCCGAAGTGTCGTTGACTTGGTGGGTGGGGTGAACCGTCACCGTGATCGGGTGAGGGCGTTGTTCCAGGGCCTGCTGAGACGCATCGCCGAGTTGACCAGGCCGACCATCGAGTAGCTCTGCGGGAAGTTGCCCCAGAGCTCGCCGGTCCTCGGGTCGATGTCCTCCGACAGGAGCCCGACGTGGTTGCGGCTCGCCAGCACCGCCTCGAAGATCACCCGCGCCTCGTCGGTGCGGCCGATGGCGCACAGGGCATCCACGTACCAGAAGGTGCACACCATGAACGCCGCCTCGGGCTCCCCGAAGTCGTCCGGGCGAGTGTAGCGCATGAGGTGATCGCCACGTTTCAGTTCACGACCGATCGCCTCGACGGTCCCGATGAAACGGGGATCGTCGGCGGCCACGAATCCGATGTCGCTGAGCAACAGCAGGCTCGCGTCGAGCTCATCGCCGCCGAGGCTCCCCACGAAGGTCCCACGATCCTCGTCCCAGGCCTCGGCGAGGATCCGTTCCCGGATGGGACCGCCGAGTTCGGCCCAGTGCGCCGCGCGCTCCCGCAATCCCAGGCGGTCGGCGATGGCCTCCAGGCGATCGCATGCCGCCCAGCACATCGCGGCGGTGTAGGTGTGCACCTCGGTCCTCCCCCGGAACTCCCAAAGGCTGGCGTCCGGGGTGAAGGCGACCCGGGCGGCGACCCTCCCGAGGCTCTCGAGCCGCTCGAAGAGCCCACGGTCGCCGGGACGCGACAGACGCTCGTCGAAGAACATCTGCGTCGCCGCCAGGATCGTGCTGCCGTAGACGTCGTTCTGGACCTGCTCCTCGGCCTTGTTGCCCACCCGGACGGGACCCATGCCGCGATATCCGCCGAGGCTTCCCACGAAGCGTTCCTCGAGCGGGTGACCCGGCACGACGCCGTAGACCGGCTTGAGCGACTTGTCGTCGGAAAGGGCGGCGACGTTGGTGATGTAGGCGATGAACTCCTCCATCATGTTCGTCGCCCCCAGATGGTTCAGCGCGTTCACGACGAAGAAGGAGTCCCGCAGCCAACAATACCGGTAGTCCCAATTGCGTCCGGAGCCCGCCGATTCCGGGATCGAGGTCGTGAGGGCGGCGACGATCGCGCCGGTGTCCTCGAAGCTGCACAGCTTGAGTGTGATCGAGGAGCGGATCACGACGTCCTGCCATTCGAAGGGGATGGAGAGATTGCGCGACCACTCGAACCAGTGCTGCTCCGTCTGCTCGAAGAGTTCGCGCGCCGTCTCGGCGACCGACTTGTGGAGGTACTCGTCGAGTCCGAGCAGCAGGTCGAGCGGCTCGCCGAGGACGAACGGGACCTCCTCGGCGATGTAGGAGATCGGCCCGCTCGCCATCAGGCGGAACGACGTCTCGTTCCCGACGAAGCTGATGTGATGGCTGCCAACCCGGCGGACGAAGGTCCCACCCTCGAACGCGGGCTTGGGACGGACCAGCACGCGGATGCGGGGACTGCCGGCGCGAGGGAAGACGCGCCGCACGATCATCGAGGGACGGGTCATGCGATCGTGCTTCCTGAAGCGCGGCGCGAAGTCCACCACCTCGACGCTGCTGCCGTCGTGCGCCGTGAGCACGGTGCTCACGATGGCGGTGTTGCGACGGTAGTGCTGCTCCGATCGGGCGAGGTCCTCGATCTCCACGGTGAAGCAACCGTCGTAGGGGTCATGGGCGTCGTCGATCAGCCCGCAGAAGATCGCATCGCTGTCCAGGCGCGGGAAGCAGCACCAGGAGATGCGCGCGTTGCGGTCCACGAGGGCGGCGATGTTGCAGTTCCCGACCGCCGCGAGCGCGAGGTCGTCGTTGAAGCGCGACGGCATGTCCCGCGCGGGCGCGGGCGCCGGCTCGACCACCGTCGACGCGGAGCCCGCCATGCCCACGCTCCCTCCCGGGACCGGGTCGGCACGACCGTCGATCGATCTGACCATCTCGGAGTCCTCCATGTTTCCGGGAGGCGCGCTCACCGGGCCATCCACGACCAAGCTCGCGACGTTGATCTCGGGGAGCGATCCACCTTTCGCGGCGACGTTCCCGCGCGCCGTCCCGACCGGCGCTGCGCCCCCGGACCCGTTCTCGATCGCTCGGGACGCACCCGCTTCGAGCCATCCGCCCGAT is drawn from Lichenibacterium dinghuense and contains these coding sequences:
- a CDS encoding glycoside hydrolase family 15 protein — protein: MAGSASTVVEPAPAPARDMPSRFNDDLALAAVGNCNIAALVDRNARISWCCFPRLDSDAIFCGLIDDAHDPYDGCFTVEIEDLARSEQHYRRNTAIVSTVLTAHDGSSVEVVDFAPRFRKHDRMTRPSMIVRRVFPRAGSPRIRVLVRPKPAFEGGTFVRRVGSHHISFVGNETSFRLMASGPISYIAEEVPFVLGEPLDLLLGLDEYLHKSVAETARELFEQTEQHWFEWSRNLSIPFEWQDVVIRSSITLKLCSFEDTGAIVAALTTSIPESAGSGRNWDYRYCWLRDSFFVVNALNHLGATNMMEEFIAYITNVAALSDDKSLKPVYGVVPGHPLEERFVGSLGGYRGMGPVRVGNKAEEQVQNDVYGSTILAATQMFFDERLSRPGDRGLFERLESLGRVAARVAFTPDASLWEFRGRTEVHTYTAAMCWAACDRLEAIADRLGLRERAAHWAELGGPIRERILAEAWDEDRGTFVGSLGGDELDASLLLLSDIGFVAADDPRFIGTVEAIGRELKRGDHLMRYTRPDDFGEPEAAFMVCTFWYVDALCAIGRTDEARVIFEAVLASRNHVGLLSEDIDPRTGELWGNFPQSYSMVGLVNSAMRLSRPWNNALTRSR